From Algoriphagus sp. NG3, the proteins below share one genomic window:
- a CDS encoding RteC domain-containing protein codes for MGILTFSDRIITRLKNELSVLKLDGENKLIQFESAFHLVDRAMDEIKLFMDQYEFVSEEEEIEFFKSRMTYFLRESVYFSELFNMESIKPAGSKNEIRKFYERELLSVKEFLQNNQNLYNYLLMKKENQDRVFFLRSAQAPIYKPNLFWHTLDTRYCTVYTLYFARIMGTLSLAAYIHDQLLVLNGAQDSIGEDKKPSLNWTGNKADLVELVYALNASNVVNYGNASVVELATVMSEVFGIELQGYYRTFLEIKSRKKNRTVFLDRCIESLEAYMDSFESKG; via the coding sequence ATGGGTATCCTCACATTTTCCGACCGGATCATCACCAGATTAAAAAATGAGCTGAGTGTTCTGAAACTGGACGGTGAAAACAAACTCATCCAGTTTGAATCTGCTTTTCATCTGGTGGATAGGGCGATGGACGAAATCAAGCTTTTTATGGACCAGTATGAATTTGTGTCTGAAGAAGAGGAAATAGAATTCTTCAAATCCCGAATGACATACTTTCTCAGGGAATCGGTGTATTTCTCCGAACTGTTCAATATGGAATCTATCAAACCGGCCGGTTCTAAAAATGAAATCAGAAAATTCTATGAAAGGGAGTTGCTTAGCGTAAAGGAATTTCTCCAAAATAACCAGAACCTGTACAATTACCTCTTGATGAAAAAAGAGAATCAGGATCGGGTGTTTTTCTTAAGAAGTGCGCAGGCTCCAATATATAAGCCTAATTTATTCTGGCATACACTGGATACAAGATATTGTACTGTCTATACTTTGTACTTTGCCAGGATCATGGGGACTCTTTCGCTTGCTGCTTATATTCATGATCAATTGTTGGTTCTAAATGGTGCTCAAGATTCGATTGGGGAGGATAAAAAGCCATCGTTGAATTGGACGGGAAATAAGGCAGACCTGGTGGAATTGGTTTATGCTTTAAATGCATCCAATGTTGTTAATTACGGAAATGCCAGTGTTGTAGAATTGGCAACCGTCATGTCAGAGGTGTTTGGCATAGAACTGCAGGGGTATTACAGGACTTTCCTGGAAATCAAGTCCAGAAAGAAAAACAGGACAGTATTTCTTGACCGATGCATAGAAAGTCTTGAGGCTTATATGGACAGTTTTGAATCAAAAGGATGA
- a CDS encoding terpene synthase family protein produces MKRYDLNPTFLKELFGLEGKVSDSAFEKVGEFLEIRNAKRKATIRHAGTVETESRFLVEGMIGMYYMGNLSRLYFPGDVFMDFESYQIQMPSKYRFRSLGESVYISLSYPNETLLLKEIPEFTDFSKSQIAKVRHADVEWHAFTQMNYRDKLRVIEDKFPNFKYDLTNKEKASLLGVSYTTAARIKKEYNGRKPSDKSGQLGKLLHYPFPAYVHTDAAEIEEKTASWAFHFHSILRDGEEVTYYKKQKFSYLSSCLYPEIDFERGVWISKLYLWLFYLDDMTDDLHVGHKAGFWDYLLTGVENIMGGKPLGLNPARISVFLNAFIDLATEFDALVSGHKELKRLIFSEVLSYLQQNKIEAEYKDKGMPPSWEEYQVIRPAFSGGNLALALCAFESGEKFTSDCSDWRKTADLRGLAAKLIYLSNDLISYQKEADRGDFMNAVALLMHHKRIDFTVAQQEVLNLHAETLEEFMVLERKWREEYRPENSGILKYLKQIKYKIAGSVHWSLSISPRYKKN; encoded by the coding sequence ATGAAGCGGTATGATTTGAACCCAACGTTTTTAAAGGAACTTTTCGGCCTAGAAGGCAAAGTAAGTGATAGTGCTTTTGAAAAAGTAGGAGAATTTCTGGAAATAAGGAATGCTAAACGGAAAGCTACTATCCGTCATGCCGGTACTGTGGAAACCGAATCTAGGTTTCTGGTGGAAGGAATGATCGGGATGTACTATATGGGGAACTTATCCAGACTTTACTTTCCGGGTGATGTATTTATGGATTTTGAATCCTATCAGATACAGATGCCCAGTAAATATCGCTTTAGGTCTTTGGGAGAATCTGTTTATATAAGCCTTTCCTACCCAAATGAGACGCTGTTGCTGAAGGAAATACCTGAGTTCACAGATTTTTCAAAATCCCAGATAGCAAAAGTCCGGCATGCTGATGTAGAATGGCATGCATTTACCCAGATGAACTACCGGGATAAACTCCGGGTGATTGAAGATAAGTTTCCCAATTTCAAGTATGATCTGACAAACAAAGAAAAAGCAAGTCTGCTGGGGGTAAGTTATACTACTGCAGCACGTATTAAGAAAGAGTACAATGGAAGAAAACCTTCGGATAAAAGTGGGCAACTGGGAAAATTGCTACACTATCCATTTCCTGCATATGTCCACACTGATGCAGCTGAAATCGAGGAGAAAACTGCCTCCTGGGCTTTTCACTTCCACTCAATTTTAAGGGACGGCGAAGAAGTAACATACTATAAAAAGCAGAAATTCAGCTACCTGTCCTCCTGCCTGTATCCTGAAATTGATTTTGAACGAGGGGTTTGGATTTCCAAGCTATATCTATGGCTGTTTTATCTTGACGATATGACAGATGATCTACATGTCGGGCACAAGGCAGGTTTTTGGGATTACCTCCTGACAGGGGTTGAAAACATCATGGGGGGTAAACCATTGGGATTGAATCCAGCCCGTATCTCAGTTTTCCTAAATGCTTTTATAGATCTGGCCACAGAATTCGATGCACTGGTTTCTGGCCATAAGGAACTGAAGCGACTGATATTTTCCGAGGTTCTGAGTTATCTCCAACAGAATAAAATTGAAGCTGAATATAAGGATAAGGGGATGCCGCCCAGTTGGGAAGAATATCAGGTTATCCGGCCAGCTTTTTCCGGGGGAAATCTAGCCTTGGCACTCTGTGCTTTTGAATCGGGTGAGAAATTTACAAGTGATTGTTCAGACTGGAGGAAAACAGCCGATCTCCGTGGGTTGGCAGCCAAGTTGATCTACCTGTCCAATGACTTGATATCTTACCAAAAGGAAGCTGATCGGGGTGATTTTATGAATGCGGTGGCGTTGCTTATGCATCATAAGCGGATTGATTTCACAGTGGCTCAGCAGGAAGTTCTTAATCTGCATGCGGAGACTCTGGAAGAATTCATGGTGCTGGAAAGAAAATGGAGGGAAGAATATAGGCCTGAAAACAGTGGCATCCTTAAATATCTCAAGCAGATTAAATACAAAATTGCCGGGTCTGTCCATTGGTCTCTGTCGATTTCTCCCCGGTACAAAAAGAATTGA
- a CDS encoding MauE/DoxX family redox-associated membrane protein has protein sequence MENTKKIAIPSILLILLWTYTGFDKIIHWESSRKAFHNQTFPPELAEVLAYAVPITELLIALLLLFSMTRWWGYLSSILLLTVFTTYVGLIWVGAFPRVPCNCAGILESMGWEAHFWMNLGLIGVAVWGLHLGDREKRLKVN, from the coding sequence ATGGAAAACACAAAAAAAATAGCTATCCCAAGTATCCTGTTAATCCTCTTGTGGACCTATACAGGATTTGACAAAATCATTCACTGGGAGTCAAGTCGGAAGGCGTTCCATAACCAGACCTTTCCTCCAGAGCTGGCAGAAGTATTGGCCTACGCAGTACCAATCACTGAGTTGCTGATTGCCCTGCTCCTGCTCTTTTCAATGACTAGATGGTGGGGATACCTCTCAAGTATCCTCCTCCTCACCGTCTTTACCACCTATGTGGGATTGATCTGGGTAGGAGCTTTTCCCCGAGTCCCGTGCAACTGTGCAGGGATTTTGGAAAGCATGGGATGGGAAGCACATTTCTGGATGAATCTGGGATTGATTGGAGTGGCGGTGTGGGGGTTACATCTCGGAGATAGAGAAAAGAGGTTAAAGGTTAACTAG
- a CDS encoding RagB/SusD family nutrient uptake outer membrane protein: MKNINSFLGFICLVCLWGCNGFLDEKPSINLAIPQTLDDFQALLDAEPSGMYRSPSLCLLSADDLVLGNALLQQVSLAQRATYFWEDEVFMDGTSDVSWSAPYTKIFYANVVLDGLADYTPASAEEAERMAVLEASAKFFRAMGHFEVLELYSQPYDQGNPDQLGVPVRLTSDINVKKDRSTQREVYEQIIQDLKSGLEILSMKEDRPVRPSVWASEALLSKVYLTMKDYENTYLHAQKALEIDDTLMDYNSLDPSLNYSFELFNPEVIFYRQISTSRIESNSNTFVNPDLLTLYDSVDLRLEYFFKPSRTEGMFTVRGSYSGDFYYFSGLAVDEVMLDMAEAAARLGNTGEAVELLNRLNENRYRTGSFNPLGEMKESELMKKIVEERRKELFCRGVRWSDLRRYNSYPDLAVTLSREYNPEREQIAMLPPDSPKYALPIPPLEIQYNPMVQNPR, encoded by the coding sequence ATGAAAAATATAAACAGCTTTCTCGGATTTATTTGCCTCGTTTGCCTCTGGGGCTGCAATGGCTTTCTGGATGAAAAGCCATCCATTAATCTGGCAATTCCCCAAACCCTGGATGATTTTCAAGCGCTATTGGATGCGGAGCCCAGCGGAATGTACAGGTCGCCCTCTTTGTGTTTATTGAGTGCCGATGACCTGGTATTGGGAAATGCACTTCTTCAGCAGGTATCTTTGGCCCAACGGGCTACCTATTTCTGGGAAGATGAGGTATTTATGGACGGTACCTCAGATGTAAGTTGGTCTGCTCCCTACACCAAGATCTTTTATGCCAATGTGGTACTGGATGGATTGGCAGACTACACACCCGCCTCAGCAGAGGAAGCAGAACGTATGGCGGTGTTGGAAGCATCGGCAAAATTCTTTCGGGCAATGGGGCATTTCGAGGTGCTGGAATTATATTCCCAGCCTTATGATCAGGGAAACCCGGATCAGCTAGGTGTTCCAGTTAGGTTGACATCGGATATCAATGTGAAAAAAGATAGATCGACTCAAAGAGAAGTCTATGAACAAATCATCCAGGATTTAAAATCTGGACTGGAGATCCTTTCGATGAAGGAAGACAGGCCAGTCAGGCCTTCCGTCTGGGCAAGTGAGGCATTGTTGAGCAAGGTATATCTGACGATGAAGGACTACGAAAATACATATCTTCATGCCCAGAAGGCCTTGGAGATCGATGATACGCTGATGGATTATAATTCCTTGGATCCTTCTTTGAACTACTCTTTTGAATTGTTTAACCCTGAAGTCATCTTTTACCGGCAGATATCCACCAGCAGGATAGAAAGCAATTCCAATACCTTTGTAAACCCTGATCTGCTTACCCTTTATGACAGTGTTGATCTTAGATTGGAGTACTTTTTCAAGCCTTCGAGGACGGAGGGAATGTTTACTGTTCGCGGAAGTTACTCGGGGGACTTTTATTATTTCTCAGGACTGGCCGTGGATGAGGTGATGTTGGATATGGCTGAAGCTGCAGCGAGATTGGGAAACACAGGGGAGGCAGTGGAGTTGCTGAACAGGTTGAATGAAAACAGGTATAGAACTGGCAGTTTCAATCCTTTGGGAGAAATGAAGGAGAGTGAATTGATGAAAAAAATAGTTGAGGAGCGTAGAAAGGAACTGTTTTGCAGAGGAGTGAGGTGGTCGGATCTAAGACGCTACAACTCTTATCCTGATTTGGCGGTGACACTGAGCCGTGAATATAATCCTGAAAGAGAGCAGATAGCAATGTTGCCACCGGATTCTCCGAAGTATGCCTTACCTATTCCACCTTTGGAAATCCAGTATAATCCTATGGTTCAAAATCCACGGTAA
- a CDS encoding SusC/RagA family TonB-linked outer membrane protein: protein MKLKINLPHLKTVVLTCIGLFVLFTCVQAQQPTNRYEVRGKVLQRTDSLALPGANVVVSGTAQGTATDGQGGFMLSLPAGNTTLTVSFIGFVTKEIQVEVPLSEELLIVLEDEYELEGVEVLSTGFEELPAERSTGSFAFLDRELVTRRVSTNLVDRLEDVTPGLIFNRDRTDLGYGESISIRGVSTIRGESQPLIVIDNLAYDGELSAINPNDVESITVLKDAAAASIWGARAGNGVIVITTKKGSFESPLRVDFTANTTVIEQPDPFYQPQMSISDFVDKERVLFDRGYYDGQVNSFRKTRLSPVVETLLSHREGMISDSELSESLDAYRSRDVRNELERFIYQPAVQQQYAVNVSGGSKKHNYLISTGWDDNRGSSRTASDSRFTLLTRQNWKLAKDRVQVSVGANAIIGNRSSAVPSIANLYPYDVLANEAGNPLPVYRGYNNRFKQGLEGAGLLDWEYYPLEELGMSPTLIRTNELRLNAQVNYEILPGLKAMAYYQYWNNVRFGETLNPMESYLARDLINDFTQVDEQGGLTYQVPMGGILDQDRTRSQSHNFRSQLTYHKLLGQGHELNVLAGFEAKDFNSSGSANRAYGYNPANGTSAPVNYNEFYTRYSIGFPASIPFAELFSGNTNRYLSGFVNMGYSFRDRYLITGSARKDASNIFGVNTNQRGVPLWSAGAGWILSEENFWNVDAVDYMKLKASFGYNGNTNPNATAFTTANYFGAGSNTLIGHPYLNIISPPNAELRWERIKIINVGTEFDLFSGRLHGSFEYYTKAGLDLLGEQAMFPSSGVLSATRNYASTETRGLDLVLNSRNTQGKFVWLTNFFLSTVNEKVVDFESQPTPVQIVTSRSVVPVPVLGKPLYHVFSYAWAGLDPATGDPMGFVDGEPSTEYARIINEADADDLVYHGSSRPTVFGALRNTLNYKGWSLSLNISYRLRYSIVRPTVNYDDLNRGDISHSDYALRWQNPGDELTTAIPSDPESVNNLRTRFQFNNSSLIEKGDHIRLQDVRLAYSFPQLFSTSGKSLEVYGYANNLGILWKASDRIEDPDYIFNPALTSFSIGLRMGL, encoded by the coding sequence ATGAAATTGAAAATCAATTTACCTCATTTAAAAACGGTAGTGCTAACATGCATCGGACTGTTTGTGCTGTTTACCTGCGTTCAGGCGCAACAACCAACAAACAGATACGAAGTCAGGGGGAAGGTGCTGCAGCGCACGGATAGCCTTGCCCTTCCCGGAGCCAATGTAGTCGTATCGGGTACGGCACAAGGAACTGCCACTGATGGGCAAGGGGGATTTATGCTGAGTCTTCCTGCTGGAAATACTACCCTGACGGTGAGTTTCATAGGTTTTGTGACCAAGGAAATCCAGGTGGAAGTACCCCTGTCGGAGGAACTGCTGATCGTGCTGGAGGACGAATATGAGCTGGAAGGAGTGGAGGTTTTATCTACCGGTTTTGAAGAGCTTCCTGCAGAGCGTTCCACAGGTTCCTTTGCCTTTTTGGACAGAGAGCTGGTAACCAGAAGGGTGAGCACCAATCTGGTGGACAGACTGGAAGATGTGACACCCGGTCTGATTTTCAACAGAGACAGAACAGATCTGGGCTATGGAGAAAGCATCTCCATACGGGGAGTCAGCACAATACGTGGAGAAAGCCAGCCGCTGATCGTGATAGACAATCTAGCCTATGACGGTGAACTGTCTGCAATCAATCCCAATGACGTGGAAAGCATAACGGTACTAAAGGATGCTGCGGCTGCATCCATCTGGGGAGCCAGGGCAGGAAATGGCGTGATTGTGATCACTACCAAAAAAGGTTCCTTTGAATCTCCGCTCCGGGTGGACTTTACAGCAAATACCACGGTGATAGAGCAGCCTGATCCTTTCTATCAGCCCCAGATGTCCATTTCTGATTTTGTGGACAAGGAGCGGGTTCTTTTTGACCGTGGCTATTATGACGGTCAGGTAAATTCCTTCCGGAAGACCCGGCTTTCCCCGGTGGTGGAGACGTTGCTTTCTCACCGGGAAGGGATGATTTCGGACAGTGAACTTTCCGAATCGCTGGATGCCTACCGTTCCAGGGATGTGAGGAATGAACTGGAACGTTTTATATACCAACCTGCTGTTCAGCAGCAGTATGCCGTGAATGTTTCCGGGGGATCAAAAAAGCACAATTACCTGATCAGTACAGGCTGGGATGATAACAGAGGGTCCAGCCGGACAGCCTCGGATTCAAGATTTACCCTGCTCACCCGTCAGAACTGGAAGCTGGCAAAGGACAGGGTGCAGGTCAGCGTGGGGGCAAATGCCATTATAGGCAATCGCTCAAGCGCAGTCCCTTCCATTGCCAACCTCTATCCCTACGATGTATTGGCTAATGAAGCGGGAAATCCACTGCCTGTTTACAGAGGCTACAATAACCGGTTCAAACAGGGGCTTGAAGGGGCTGGATTGCTGGATTGGGAATATTACCCACTGGAGGAGCTGGGAATGAGTCCTACCCTGATCCGTACCAATGAACTGCGCCTGAATGCCCAGGTAAATTATGAAATACTTCCGGGGCTGAAAGCAATGGCCTATTACCAATACTGGAACAATGTCAGATTTGGAGAAACACTGAATCCGATGGAATCCTACTTGGCGAGGGATCTGATCAATGATTTCACACAGGTGGATGAACAGGGAGGGCTTACGTATCAGGTGCCTATGGGAGGTATATTAGATCAGGATAGAACCCGCTCCCAAAGCCATAATTTCAGAAGCCAGCTGACCTACCATAAGCTGTTAGGCCAGGGACATGAACTGAATGTATTGGCAGGATTTGAAGCCAAGGATTTCAATTCCTCGGGAAGTGCAAACCGGGCTTATGGGTATAACCCTGCTAACGGAACCTCTGCTCCTGTAAACTATAATGAATTTTATACCAGATATTCCATCGGCTTCCCGGCTTCTATTCCGTTTGCTGAATTATTTTCCGGAAATACCAACCGCTACCTTTCCGGATTTGTGAATATGGGATACTCTTTCCGGGACAGGTACCTGATCACGGGCAGTGCCCGAAAAGATGCCTCGAATATTTTTGGGGTGAATACCAATCAGCGGGGTGTTCCGCTCTGGTCCGCAGGAGCAGGATGGATACTTTCGGAAGAGAATTTCTGGAATGTTGATGCGGTGGATTACATGAAGCTAAAAGCTTCCTTCGGTTACAATGGTAACACCAATCCGAATGCCACTGCTTTTACCACCGCTAATTACTTTGGTGCAGGTTCGAATACCCTCATCGGCCATCCCTACCTGAATATCATCAGTCCACCCAATGCAGAACTACGCTGGGAACGGATAAAGATTATCAATGTGGGGACTGAGTTTGATCTCTTTAGCGGCAGGCTTCACGGGTCATTTGAGTATTACACCAAGGCAGGGCTTGACCTGTTGGGCGAACAGGCCATGTTTCCCTCCTCGGGGGTATTGTCAGCAACTCGAAATTATGCTTCCACTGAAACAAGGGGATTGGATCTGGTACTGAATTCAAGGAATACCCAGGGTAAATTTGTCTGGCTGACCAATTTCTTCTTAAGCACGGTAAATGAGAAAGTGGTGGATTTTGAGTCCCAGCCTACCCCGGTGCAGATCGTGACTTCCCGTTCTGTTGTACCTGTGCCTGTATTGGGCAAGCCACTCTATCATGTATTCAGCTATGCCTGGGCAGGCCTGGATCCGGCTACAGGGGATCCCATGGGATTTGTGGACGGTGAGCCGAGTACGGAGTATGCCAGAATCATCAATGAAGCAGATGCGGATGATCTGGTTTATCATGGAAGTTCAAGGCCTACCGTATTTGGTGCATTAAGAAATACGCTAAACTATAAGGGATGGTCGCTCTCGCTAAACATCAGTTATCGTCTGAGGTATAGCATTGTCAGGCCTACGGTCAACTATGACGACCTGAACAGGGGGGACATCAGTCATTCGGATTATGCATTGAGATGGCAAAATCCTGGTGATGAATTAACAACAGCTATTCCTTCAGATCCTGAAAGTGTAAACAATCTACGAACACGGTTCCAATTCAATAATTCTTCTTTAATAGAAAAGGGGGATCATATCCGTCTTCAGGATGTCAGGCTGGCCTATAGTTTCCCACAGCTATTTTCCACTTCGGGTAAATCCCTGGAAGTCTATGGCTATGCCAATAATTTGGGGATACTCTGGAAAGCCAGTGATCGGATAGAAGATCCGGATTATATTTTCAACCCAGCCTTGACTTCATTTTCCATTGGATTGAGAATGGGTCTTTAA
- a CDS encoding TlpA disulfide reductase family protein, with protein sequence METLAGDTVMLADVVDQPTLLYFYFSTCTHSANYFKRYLWPLYQELADKEGFQLVGISADSDPDLWQSALTDYSSPELTNLRMTEDALDSWIDTYEIVGFPRAFLLDSDGTIRAFKIGGSDYPQLKEKFLELLGTVSFPSPKTASR encoded by the coding sequence TTGGAAACCTTAGCTGGGGATACGGTGATGCTTGCCGATGTGGTGGATCAGCCGACCCTGCTTTACTTTTATTTCTCCACGTGCACACACAGCGCCAATTATTTCAAACGATACCTGTGGCCGCTTTATCAGGAATTGGCGGATAAAGAGGGTTTTCAGCTGGTAGGCATATCTGCGGATTCCGATCCTGATCTTTGGCAGTCTGCGCTGACTGATTATTCCAGTCCGGAGCTGACCAATCTCAGGATGACCGAAGATGCCCTTGACTCTTGGATAGATACCTATGAGATAGTTGGCTTTCCCCGTGCCTTTTTGCTTGATAGCGACGGAACCATCAGGGCTTTTAAAATCGGTGGTTCTGATTACCCACAGCTGAAAGAGAAATTTTTAGAGCTGCTGGGCACTGTTTCTTTTCCTTCACCTAAAACCGCATCCAGATGA
- a CDS encoding helix-turn-helix transcriptional regulator, with protein sequence MNKHKGKIVAKYRSFKGIKQDSLAQDLNISQSEMSRIENLEDIDDELFSQIAEALGVSPEFLNNFDENSALYHISNNVDNTTISENSNGISQIFNPLDKVIELYERLLESEREKIELFKKDKSNK encoded by the coding sequence ATGAATAAGCATAAAGGAAAAATAGTGGCGAAATACCGAAGCTTTAAGGGAATTAAGCAAGATTCTTTAGCTCAGGATCTTAATATTTCTCAATCTGAAATGTCAAGGATAGAGAATCTGGAAGATATTGATGACGAGCTGTTTTCTCAAATCGCCGAAGCACTTGGTGTATCACCAGAGTTTTTGAACAATTTTGATGAAAATTCCGCCTTGTATCATATCTCCAATAATGTTGATAATACTACGATAAGCGAAAATTCAAATGGGATTAGCCAAATCTTTAACCCTCTTGATAAGGTTATTGAGCTTTATGAAAGACTTCTAGAAAGTGAGCGTGAAAAAATCGAACTATTTAAGAAAGATAAATCCAATAAATGA
- a CDS encoding helix-turn-helix transcriptional regulator, whose amino-acid sequence MMENISEKLSFHKGRKVERIRKLRGLSQSDLGDKLGGITKQAVSKLEQSENISDEKLQQIANALEVTLEGLKSFSEEKVLYNTINFYENSNVNASSINANVENINNPLKETIEVFEKQLEKLREEFIKVIKEK is encoded by the coding sequence ATGATGGAAAATATATCTGAAAAATTATCCTTTCATAAGGGAAGAAAAGTTGAAAGGATCAGAAAACTTCGAGGTCTTAGCCAATCTGATTTAGGTGATAAACTTGGTGGAATAACTAAGCAAGCAGTATCTAAACTTGAACAATCCGAAAACATATCGGATGAAAAATTACAACAAATAGCAAATGCTCTTGAAGTTACTCTTGAAGGACTGAAGAGCTTTAGTGAAGAAAAGGTTCTTTACAATACAATCAATTTTTATGAAAATAGTAATGTTAATGCATCTAGCATCAATGCGAACGTTGAGAATATAAACAACCCATTGAAGGAAACTATTGAAGTTTTTGAAAAACAACTTGAAAAGCTTCGAGAAGAATTTATTAAAGTCATTAAGGAAAAATAG
- a CDS encoding RNA-binding domain-containing protein — MITEDKVQALLADMESDLIERTISIRENKLGPAVCALSNDFPNHQKPGYILLGVHDDGKLAGMNWSDDELQAIGNVKTNGNVLPQPSMVVSPVFKFPEGEVVVIEVAPSTYPPVRYDGRCWIRIGPRRDKATIEEEKVLIERRASYAKTYDLVPALGSELEDLAIEYFKSTYLPAAIDKDTLKENGRTTEQQLASLRFFDNKEQSPTNAGILILGINPEFYLPGAYIQYVKFKGEEMYSEVEFEKKFSGALITELNSLDDFIKNNITKERPVKNESLKEENMRNYPFWALRELLMNAIMHRNYESNSPIYIYEFSNRIEILNPGGLFGDVNAQNFPNASDYRNVVLAEALRTLGYVNRFNYGVKRSIDELIKNGNGKPDFDLSLNTKFKVSIPINKNW; from the coding sequence ATGATAACTGAAGATAAAGTACAAGCACTGCTCGCTGACATGGAAAGCGATTTGATTGAAAGAACCATATCCATTAGAGAAAACAAATTGGGGCCTGCGGTTTGTGCACTATCCAACGACTTCCCGAATCATCAAAAGCCCGGATATATTTTATTGGGCGTGCATGATGATGGAAAATTAGCAGGGATGAATTGGTCAGATGATGAATTGCAGGCCATAGGAAACGTGAAAACAAATGGAAATGTGCTTCCTCAGCCATCTATGGTGGTTAGTCCTGTTTTCAAATTTCCAGAAGGAGAAGTTGTAGTTATCGAAGTTGCCCCCTCCACGTATCCTCCTGTTCGCTACGATGGCAGGTGTTGGATACGAATAGGCCCCAGAAGAGATAAGGCTACCATAGAAGAAGAAAAAGTTTTGATAGAAAGGCGAGCTTCTTATGCAAAAACCTATGATCTGGTTCCTGCTTTGGGGTCAGAATTAGAAGATTTGGCCATTGAATACTTTAAATCCACTTATTTGCCCGCTGCAATTGATAAGGACACTCTAAAAGAGAATGGTAGAACTACTGAGCAACAATTAGCCTCACTGCGTTTTTTTGATAATAAAGAGCAAAGCCCCACCAATGCAGGCATTCTAATACTTGGTATCAATCCAGAATTTTATTTGCCAGGAGCGTACATTCAATATGTAAAGTTTAAAGGAGAGGAAATGTACAGTGAAGTGGAATTCGAAAAGAAGTTTTCGGGTGCACTGATTACCGAACTGAATTCGCTTGATGATTTTATCAAAAACAACATCACTAAAGAGAGACCAGTGAAAAATGAATCCCTAAAAGAAGAAAACATGCGAAATTATCCCTTTTGGGCGCTTAGAGAGTTGTTAATGAATGCAATTATGCACAGAAATTATGAGTCAAATTCGCCAATTTATATTTATGAATTTTCGAATCGGATAGAAATCCTGAATCCTGGAGGGTTATTTGGCGATGTGAATGCTCAGAACTTCCCGAATGCCAGCGATTACAGAAACGTGGTACTTGCAGAAGCCCTAAGAACTCTAGGCTATGTAAATAGGTTTAATTACGGAGTAAAACGTTCAATTGACGAGCTTATCAAAAATGGGAATGGTAAACCTGATTTTGATCTAAGCTTAAATACTAAATTCAAAGTTTCGATCCCAATTAATAAAAACTGGTAG